One Alphaproteobacteria bacterium LSUCC0396 genomic region harbors:
- a CDS encoding amidohydrolase family protein, with protein MKTAIINIGQIVSGDIQATLTSGDAILMEGENLTKVGQISEKDIQDSDVVIDAGGAVAIPGLIDSHVHITFGDFTPRQNTVGYLQSYLHGGVTTSISASEVHVPGRPKDPDGVKALAVAAKKCFESYRPGGMRVHAGSLILEPGMTIADYRDVLLKGVWLAKAGFGAVKSASDYIPMVSEARKAGLFTTLHTGGASIPGSFPITGEDLININPHVSFHINGGPVSMEDKYFEIVARDTEIAMQVCTAGNLRTTILCAEMARKHDAFERFLIATDTPTGSGIMPLGLIYTISQIASLADFDVPALIAAATGNVAKCYGLNSGFLKAGCDADVVLIDAPLGGTQNDALAALKNGDPCAIGAVITAGVPRFVGRSNNTPPTICEIKVTKSNIMNMFQG; from the coding sequence ATGAAAACTGCGATTATCAACATTGGACAGATTGTATCAGGGGATATCCAAGCTACCCTCACTTCGGGTGATGCCATTCTTATGGAAGGCGAAAACCTCACAAAAGTAGGACAAATTTCAGAAAAAGATATCCAAGATAGCGACGTCGTCATTGACGCTGGCGGCGCTGTTGCAATACCGGGCCTCATTGATTCACACGTACATATAACATTTGGAGACTTCACTCCTAGGCAGAACACTGTTGGTTATCTTCAGAGCTATCTACATGGCGGTGTTACAACAAGTATCTCAGCATCAGAGGTACATGTTCCCGGACGGCCAAAGGATCCAGATGGCGTAAAAGCTCTAGCTGTGGCGGCCAAAAAATGTTTTGAGAGCTATAGGCCCGGCGGCATGCGCGTTCATGCGGGATCGCTCATTTTAGAACCGGGCATGACAATAGCCGACTACCGAGATGTTCTTTTAAAAGGTGTTTGGCTGGCCAAGGCTGGCTTTGGTGCCGTTAAGTCGGCATCTGATTATATTCCTATGGTCTCTGAGGCAAGAAAGGCGGGTTTATTCACAACTCTGCATACTGGCGGCGCCTCCATACCGGGGTCTTTTCCGATAACTGGCGAAGATTTGATTAATATTAACCCGCATGTGTCTTTTCACATAAATGGCGGCCCTGTCTCAATGGAGGATAAATATTTTGAAATTGTTGCCAGAGATACAGAAATAGCTATGCAGGTTTGTACTGCCGGTAATCTAAGAACAACCATACTTTGCGCAGAAATGGCCAGAAAACATGATGCATTTGAGCGTTTCTTGATTGCAACAGATACACCAACAGGAAGCGGCATCATGCCGCTGGGCTTGATTTACACAATAAGCCAGATTGCATCTCTTGCGGATTTTGATGTGCCTGCTTTAATCGCTGCAGCAACAGGCAATGTTGCAAAATGCTATGGTCTCAATAGTGGATTTTTAAAAGCTGGCTGTGATGCAGATGTTGTATTAATCGATGCTCCACTTGGTGGAACACAGAATGACGCCCTAGCAGCCCTTAAAAATGGTGACCCTTGTGCGATAGGCGCCGTAATAACTGCTGGCGTGCCAAGGTTTGTTGGCAGGAGTAACAATACACCGCCAACAATCTGCGAGATAAAGGTTACCAAATCCAATATCATGAACATGTTTCAAGGGTAG
- a CDS encoding amino acid synthesis family protein produces the protein MDTKVDGYQIRKWIEFFEEANSNETGKDADGLPIAKFGVGAIIKNPYAGKFSQELSLLTEPSKGLGEAFGERLLRAANGYAVVSYGKSCIVGVNGEYEHGNACLTTAFADPVRKAIGGGQAWIPSTGKIGGPGTAIDIPLAHKDALYVRSHYDTFTVSAHDAPRADEILVLFAGASRGRLHARLGGLNEADVTGRDGLR, from the coding sequence ATGGATACCAAGGTTGATGGCTATCAAATTCGCAAATGGATTGAGTTTTTCGAAGAGGCCAATTCTAACGAGACAGGTAAAGATGCTGACGGCTTACCAATTGCCAAATTTGGCGTTGGCGCCATCATCAAAAACCCTTATGCCGGCAAATTCTCACAAGAGTTATCACTCCTAACTGAACCTTCAAAGGGACTTGGTGAAGCTTTTGGTGAGCGTTTGCTAAGAGCAGCTAATGGCTATGCAGTTGTCAGCTACGGCAAATCATGCATTGTTGGCGTAAATGGCGAATATGAGCATGGTAATGCATGCTTAACAACAGCATTTGCAGACCCTGTCAGGAAAGCTATCGGCGGCGGACAGGCATGGATACCATCAACAGGCAAGATTGGCGGGCCCGGAACAGCGATTGATATACCATTGGCGCATAAAGATGCACTATATGTCCGCTCTCATTACGACACATTTACCGTATCAGCCCATGATGCGCCTAGAGCTGACGAAATCTTAGTGCTGTTTGCAGGAGCTTCACGCGGCCGACTTCATGCAAGGCTTGGCGGCCTTAATGAGGCTGATGTAACTGGCAGGGATGGTTTGCGGTAG
- a CDS encoding site-specific integrase, with the protein MASFKQRNQRWVAQVKIAGKFKSATFNIKQEAQIWAAQQELAMIRGDSHASETSNACFADVLKKYKAIITPTKRGAENEAIIINRLLREAWVDIPVSNLNLELLSGFRDQRLISVKSSTFKREWAIVKAAANAAEALGFDVPVKLFKSLILPKIFHREIERLLPSDESRLLEAAQKISSQNIYILPLIKLALATGMRRGEMLYLHWQDININNMFIEVKAKNTKSGYGRYIPFNSDIALILEDLKLIAPPNERVFPISVYALRSCFEKIRLLAGLPYLHFHDLRHEAISRFHEMGLTLPEIQSISGHRELSMLQRYSHANQMHLRKKLAGGVI; encoded by the coding sequence TTGGCAAGTTTTAAACAGAGGAATCAACGTTGGGTAGCTCAGGTTAAAATCGCCGGAAAATTTAAATCTGCTACCTTCAACATCAAACAAGAAGCGCAAATATGGGCAGCTCAGCAAGAATTAGCCATGATCAGAGGCGATTCGCATGCGTCAGAGACGAGCAATGCATGCTTTGCAGACGTCCTTAAGAAATATAAGGCCATTATAACGCCAACAAAGCGCGGCGCAGAAAATGAGGCAATTATTATAAATCGCCTTTTGCGAGAAGCTTGGGTCGATATACCGGTTTCTAATCTAAACTTAGAACTGCTATCTGGTTTTAGAGATCAGCGCCTGATATCTGTTAAATCGTCAACCTTTAAGCGTGAATGGGCAATCGTAAAAGCTGCAGCAAATGCAGCAGAAGCACTTGGTTTTGATGTGCCAGTAAAGCTTTTTAAAAGCTTAATTTTGCCAAAGATATTTCACCGTGAAATTGAGAGATTGCTGCCATCAGATGAAAGCCGGCTTCTTGAGGCAGCTCAAAAGATCAGCAGTCAGAATATTTATATCCTGCCATTGATCAAATTGGCTCTCGCAACAGGAATGAGGCGAGGGGAGATGCTGTATCTTCATTGGCAAGATATAAATATCAATAATATGTTTATTGAAGTTAAAGCAAAAAATACGAAATCTGGTTACGGTCGATATATACCTTTTAACAGTGATATAGCCTTGATCCTTGAAGATTTGAAGCTCATTGCACCGCCAAATGAGCGTGTTTTTCCGATTAGTGTTTATGCATTGAGGAGCTGTTTTGAAAAGATAAGGCTGCTTGCTGGCCTTCCATATCTTCACTTCCATGATCTAAGGCATGAAGCTATTTCACGTTTCCATGAAATGGGTCTGACTTTGCCTGAAATCCAATCAATATCTGGCCATAGAGAGCTGTCTATGCTGCAGCGTTACAGCCATGCAAATCAAATGCATTTGCGTAAAAAACTAGCAGGCGGGGTTATTTAA
- a CDS encoding MerR family transcriptional regulator has protein sequence MNDKANDAFKTISEVSALLDVPQHVLRFWESKFSSLRPLKRSGGRRYYRPDDIAVLRRIRQLLYVDGFTIKGAQKLVRSKASASIPVSVASVSVASTEGAAPPTLQDAIAMLDDVKTRLMTLKQQLNA, from the coding sequence ATGAACGATAAAGCCAACGACGCTTTCAAAACAATTTCAGAAGTTTCTGCGTTGCTTGATGTGCCACAGCATGTTTTGCGGTTTTGGGAGAGTAAATTCAGCAGCCTTCGCCCGTTAAAACGGAGCGGCGGCCGGCGCTATTACCGCCCCGATGATATCGCTGTCTTGCGCCGTATAAGGCAGCTTCTCTATGTTGACGGATTCACCATCAAGGGCGCGCAAAAGCTGGTGCGCAGCAAAGCATCAGCAAGCATTCCTGTCAGCGTTGCCAGTGTCAGCGTTGCCAGCACTGAAGGTGCGGCGCCGCCAACCCTGCAAGACGCGATTGCGATGCTTGACGACGTAAAAACTCGCCTCATGACCCTCAAACAACAGCTTAACGCATAA
- a CDS encoding integration host factor subunit alpha: MVSVLTMGTLTRADLTESVYRNIGLSRNESSDLVEAVLEEICSCLEAGEEVKLSSFGTFSVQSKSERVGRNPKTGIEAVITPRRVLSFRPSHILKDRVDGAK, translated from the coding sequence ATGGTTAGCGTTTTGACCATGGGAACACTTACACGCGCAGATTTAACCGAATCAGTCTATCGCAACATAGGCCTCTCACGTAACGAATCGTCCGATCTGGTCGAGGCGGTACTCGAGGAAATATGTTCCTGTTTAGAGGCTGGCGAAGAAGTTAAACTGTCTTCATTCGGCACATTTTCAGTTCAATCTAAGAGCGAGCGTGTTGGCCGTAATCCCAAAACTGGGATCGAAGCGGTTATCACACCGCGACGCGTGCTGTCGTTCCGCCCTTCACATATCCTTAAGGACCGTGTAGACGGCGCGAAATGA
- a CDS encoding beta-ketoacyl-ACP synthase III: MSSQRVLMTAVGSYLPANVVTNEALSSFVDTDDAWIRRRTGIAQRHLVADGETTADLANNAASKALANAGLTGADIDLIIVATTTPDNTFPSTATKLQNMIGAKVAIAFDVQAVCAGFVYALDIADAMLQSGRGRRALVVGAESFSKLLDWKDRTTCVLFGDGAGAVVLELADNADDWGIRSSVLHSDGAYRDILYVDGGPSVNAAVGHVRMEGKEVFRHAVEKLASVMDEALGAANMEAHEIDWLVPHQANIRIIDAMQKKMGLPSDRVVRTVEQHANTSAASIPLALATAVGDGRIKNGDVVAMEAIGGGLVWGAALVKFGRP; the protein is encoded by the coding sequence ATGAGTAGTCAAAGGGTTTTGATGACCGCTGTCGGATCCTATCTGCCGGCAAATGTAGTGACGAATGAGGCGCTCTCAAGCTTTGTCGACACGGATGATGCTTGGATACGGCGTCGCACCGGTATTGCCCAGCGCCATCTTGTTGCTGATGGTGAAACCACGGCCGATCTTGCCAATAATGCCGCATCAAAAGCGTTGGCAAATGCTGGCCTGACGGGCGCTGATATTGATCTGATTATCGTGGCCACAACAACGCCCGATAATACGTTTCCGTCAACGGCGACTAAATTACAGAATATGATCGGGGCAAAGGTGGCAATCGCGTTTGATGTTCAGGCGGTTTGCGCCGGATTCGTTTATGCGCTTGATATTGCCGATGCGATGCTGCAATCGGGGCGCGGCCGACGCGCGCTTGTCGTTGGGGCGGAAAGCTTTTCAAAATTGCTAGATTGGAAAGACCGGACAACTTGCGTTTTGTTCGGTGATGGTGCGGGGGCGGTTGTGCTTGAACTGGCCGATAATGCCGATGATTGGGGCATCCGCTCGTCGGTTCTGCATTCCGACGGTGCCTACCGCGATATTCTGTATGTTGATGGCGGGCCGTCCGTGAATGCCGCGGTTGGTCATGTGCGGATGGAGGGCAAAGAAGTTTTCCGTCATGCTGTTGAAAAATTGGCATCGGTAATGGACGAGGCGCTAGGCGCCGCCAATATGGAGGCGCATGAGATTGACTGGCTGGTGCCGCATCAGGCGAATATCCGGATCATTGATGCGATGCAGAAAAAAATGGGCCTGCCTTCGGATCGCGTCGTGCGGACAGTTGAACAGCACGCCAACACATCCGCCGCATCAATTCCACTTGCGCTGGCTACGGCGGTTGGCGATGGACGAATCAAGAACGGTGATGTGGTCGCGATGGAAGCGATTGGTGGCGGCCTTGTTTGGGGTGCTGCATTGGTAAAATTTGGCCGCCCTTAG
- the plsX gene encoding phosphate acyltransferase PlsX → MGGLTLSGVIKIALDAMGGDNAPASVIHGADIAKAKSPHIEILFVGDETVIRPMLAKSKHVKKAEVLHTEHAVSSVDTASQAVRRGRDSSMWLAIAEVAAKRADAVVSAGNTGALMAMAKLQLRTMPGITRPAIAGFFPTEHSPMCMLDLGANLECDEENLVQFALMGQAFYLSLMGKDNPTVGLLNVGEEEQKGHEYLRLAAQELSNPDLAVNYHGFVEGSDLVKGTVDIVVTDGFSGNIALKTAEGVAGLFALMLRRSFRASVFSRIGYLFARSALKIFRAKMDPRRYNGAVFLGLNGIAVKSHGGTDALGFSNAIDVAANLVDHGFIPDVSAAIEKAGSIREQRKIVNE, encoded by the coding sequence TTGGGAGGACTTACCCTGTCTGGAGTAATTAAGATTGCGCTTGATGCAATGGGCGGGGATAACGCGCCGGCGTCAGTGATTCATGGGGCTGATATTGCCAAGGCAAAATCGCCCCATATTGAGATATTGTTTGTCGGTGACGAGACGGTGATCCGTCCGATGCTGGCAAAATCAAAGCATGTTAAGAAAGCTGAGGTTCTGCATACCGAACATGCTGTCTCATCCGTTGATACAGCATCGCAAGCGGTGCGCCGTGGGCGTGATAGCTCAATGTGGCTGGCGATTGCCGAGGTTGCGGCAAAGCGTGCTGATGCTGTGGTGTCGGCTGGAAATACCGGTGCGCTGATGGCGATGGCAAAATTACAGCTTCGTACAATGCCCGGCATTACCCGCCCGGCTATTGCTGGCTTTTTTCCGACCGAACACAGCCCGATGTGCATGCTTGACCTTGGTGCAAACCTTGAATGTGACGAGGAAAATCTTGTTCAGTTCGCGCTGATGGGGCAGGCGTTCTATCTGTCGTTGATGGGCAAGGACAACCCAACAGTGGGGTTGTTGAATGTCGGCGAAGAAGAACAGAAGGGCCATGAATATTTGCGCCTCGCAGCACAAGAACTATCCAACCCTGATCTGGCGGTCAATTACCACGGCTTTGTCGAAGGCTCTGACTTGGTAAAAGGGACGGTTGACATTGTTGTCACCGATGGATTTTCCGGGAATATCGCGCTGAAAACCGCTGAGGGCGTTGCGGGCCTGTTCGCGCTAATGCTGCGTCGGAGCTTTCGGGCGTCGGTCTTTTCACGGATCGGGTATCTATTTGCACGGAGCGCGCTCAAGATTTTCCGCGCAAAGATGGATCCGCGACGCTATAATGGGGCGGTCTTCCTTGGTTTGAACGGGATTGCAGTGAAATCACACGGCGGTACCGACGCGCTAGGCTTTTCGAACGCTATTGATGTTGCGGCCAACCTTGTTGATCATGGGTTTATTCCTGATGTAAGCGCTGCCATCGAAAAGGCGGGGTCAATTCGTGAACAAAGAAAGATTGTCAATGAGTAG
- a CDS encoding ubiquinol-cytochrome C chaperone family protein, translated as MSGKAQAWLGNLLGWGQRRQAGDAETLYAEAVRLARNPVFFDQYGVSDDVDGRFDALSLVVILVMRRLKSLDDEGKALSQQLFDSMFADMDLSLREMGAGDIGVSKRVRVMAEAFMGRLESYVHAIDNNDKNDLASALKRNLFRGQEAADPLANGLVDYLFALVQKIDNLPPKEILSGRLDIK; from the coding sequence ATGAGCGGAAAAGCACAAGCATGGCTGGGTAATTTACTTGGTTGGGGGCAGCGGCGTCAGGCTGGTGATGCGGAAACGCTGTATGCTGAGGCCGTGCGTTTGGCGCGTAACCCTGTGTTTTTCGATCAATATGGCGTTTCCGATGATGTCGATGGCCGTTTTGACGCGCTGAGTCTGGTGGTGATTTTGGTGATGCGCCGGCTCAAATCGCTCGATGATGAGGGCAAAGCGTTAAGCCAGCAATTGTTTGATTCGATGTTTGCCGACATGGATTTGTCACTTCGTGAAATGGGCGCCGGCGATATCGGTGTTTCTAAACGCGTTCGAGTGATGGCCGAGGCCTTTATGGGGCGCCTTGAGTCCTATGTTCACGCAATTGATAATAATGATAAAAATGACCTTGCATCAGCATTGAAACGTAACCTGTTTCGCGGTCAGGAAGCGGCTGATCCGTTGGCAAACGGCCTGGTCGATTATCTGTTTGCGCTGGTTCAGAAAATAGATAACCTCCCCCCAAAGGAAATTCTTTCAGGACGGCTGGATATCAAATAG
- a CDS encoding outer membrane protein assembly factor BamE: protein MTSVSLTTNVIISLLRHSFCVISISLLSIGLLAGCGERISEHGQFINQSEMDVIKIGQTNRSDIVALLGRPSFEAAFDSRKIYYSSQIMEQPVAGINATKSRMIYVFTFDSSNTLQEIDLIDEKTGFNVAHIDEKTPTPGDTFGVVEQIFSNLKRRQATE, encoded by the coding sequence ATGACCAGTGTCTCATTAACCACGAACGTTATCATAAGCCTATTAAGGCACAGCTTTTGCGTGATTAGCATCAGCCTTCTTTCAATCGGGCTTTTGGCGGGATGCGGCGAGCGGATCAGCGAGCATGGCCAGTTCATTAATCAATCCGAGATGGATGTGATTAAAATTGGCCAGACCAATCGTAGCGATATCGTTGCTTTGCTGGGACGGCCAAGCTTTGAGGCAGCATTTGACAGCCGAAAAATCTACTATTCAAGCCAGATCATGGAACAACCCGTAGCCGGCATCAATGCAACCAAATCCCGCATGATTTACGTCTTTACTTTTGACTCAAGCAATACGCTTCAAGAAATTGATTTAATTGATGAAAAAACTGGATTTAACGTTGCTCATATTGATGAAAAAACACCAACACCCGGCGATACATTTGGGGTTGTTGAACAGATTTTTTCTAATTTAAAGCGCCGTCAGGCAACTGAATAG
- a CDS encoding transcription antitermination protein NusB — protein MSDEKQTLKAVPVRRRSAARLAAVQIIYQSLITGQSAINFAPQFLAHYAGDAAKSFKVKDLDEGHLNALYAGAERDANDIDAAIAAQLADGWSLDRLARIELSVLRCGAYELRAMPHIPARAAVSEYAALSDACGCDVGFVNAVLDRLAHSARVAEMGK, from the coding sequence ATGAGTGATGAAAAACAGACATTAAAAGCGGTTCCGGTTCGCCGCAGATCAGCGGCGCGTCTGGCGGCGGTGCAGATTATCTATCAATCATTGATTACCGGCCAGTCTGCAATCAATTTTGCCCCGCAATTTCTGGCGCATTACGCTGGTGATGCCGCCAAATCCTTTAAGGTGAAGGATCTGGATGAAGGGCATTTAAATGCTCTTTATGCCGGGGCTGAGCGTGACGCCAATGATATCGATGCGGCGATCGCGGCGCAGCTCGCTGATGGCTGGTCGCTCGACCGGTTGGCACGTATTGAATTGTCGGTATTGCGATGTGGTGCCTATGAATTGCGGGCGATGCCGCACATACCGGCACGCGCGGCGGTGAGTGAATATGCCGCGCTGAGTGATGCATGTGGCTGTGATGTTGGATTTGTAAATGCAGTTCTTGACCGCCTTGCCCACAGCGCACGTGTTGCCGAAATGGGTAAATAA
- a CDS encoding 6,7-dimethyl-8-ribityllumazine synthase: MAGHFLIVEARFYGEIADAQAAGAIAALEAAGASYERVAVPGALEIPAAIAMASIGKRHFDGYVALGCVIRGETSHYDTVCNESARGLMDLSLADGLAIGNGILTVENEDQAWARADAARKDKGGDAARAAMAMAALKQDFCG; this comes from the coding sequence ATGGCCGGGCATTTTTTGATCGTTGAGGCGCGGTTCTATGGCGAGATCGCCGATGCGCAGGCAGCAGGGGCAATCGCCGCCCTAGAGGCCGCTGGCGCCAGCTATGAGCGTGTTGCGGTACCCGGAGCACTGGAAATACCGGCGGCCATCGCGATGGCATCTATCGGTAAACGGCATTTTGATGGCTATGTTGCGCTTGGCTGTGTTATCCGCGGTGAGACCAGTCATTATGACACGGTTTGCAATGAGTCGGCGCGTGGGTTGATGGATTTGTCGCTTGCTGATGGCTTGGCCATCGGTAATGGCATCCTGACGGTTGAAAATGAGGATCAGGCTTGGGCGCGTGCGGATGCGGCGCGCAAGGATAAGGGCGGTGATGCGGCGCGTGCCGCGATGGCAATGGCCGCGCTAAAACAAGATTTTTGTGGTTGA
- the ribB gene encoding 3,4-dihydroxy-2-butanone-4-phosphate synthase, whose translation MTPPSRNGLSTIEEVIADAKAGKLFILVDDEDRENEGDLCVIGEYAEADAINFMAKYGRGLICLALTRLRTEQLGLTMMERRNESRHETAFTISIEAREGVTTGISAADRALTIKTAIDPNCGERDITTPGHIFPLIARDGGTLVRAGHTEAVVDIARACGSENPSGVICEIMKDDGEMARLPDLIGFAKEHGLKIASIADLIAWRRRNESLVQRTVESAITTRIGGDWRMIIYANTVSNIEHIALVKGDISAGEPVMVRMHALDLMADLLGAVSEKRAGDELASAMAAIAEAGCGVVVVLRESIAASLSSMVSQKLNLSNEASNNRELRDYGVGAQILTDLGIRKMILLSDTRPNVVSLEGYDLEITDWQRIHQEQA comes from the coding sequence ATGACGCCACCAAGCCGCAATGGTTTGTCGACAATTGAAGAGGTGATCGCCGATGCAAAAGCCGGCAAGCTGTTCATCCTTGTTGATGATGAAGATCGTGAAAATGAAGGCGATTTATGTGTTATCGGCGAATATGCCGAAGCTGATGCGATCAATTTCATGGCGAAATATGGTCGCGGGCTGATTTGTCTTGCCTTAACGCGCTTGCGTACTGAACAGCTGGGCTTGACGATGATGGAACGGCGCAATGAATCGCGCCATGAAACTGCATTTACCATCTCAATCGAGGCGCGCGAAGGGGTGACAACCGGCATTTCGGCGGCGGATCGTGCGCTTACCATCAAAACAGCGATTGATCCTAATTGCGGTGAGCGTGATATCACCACACCGGGCCATATTTTCCCGCTAATCGCGCGTGACGGTGGCACATTGGTCCGTGCAGGCCATACCGAGGCGGTGGTTGATATCGCGCGGGCCTGCGGTTCGGAAAATCCATCTGGCGTCATCTGTGAGATTATGAAAGACGATGGCGAGATGGCGCGTCTTCCCGATTTGATAGGATTTGCCAAAGAGCATGGATTGAAAATTGCCTCTATTGCCGATTTGATTGCGTGGCGTCGGCGCAACGAGTCGCTTGTGCAGCGCACCGTCGAAAGCGCGATAACAACCCGCATTGGCGGTGACTGGCGGATGATTATCTATGCAAATACAGTCTCCAACATTGAGCATATTGCGCTGGTTAAAGGTGATATCAGTGCGGGTGAGCCGGTAATGGTGCGCATGCACGCGCTTGACCTGATGGCCGACCTTCTTGGGGCGGTCTCGGAAAAGCGGGCAGGCGATGAACTGGCATCTGCAATGGCAGCAATTGCCGAGGCGGGATGCGGCGTTGTGGTGGTTCTGCGCGAATCAATCGCGGCAAGCCTGTCGTCGATGGTTTCGCAGAAACTAAATCTGTCAAATGAGGCCAGCAATAATCGTGAATTGCGGGACTATGGTGTTGGTGCGCAAATCCTCACCGATCTTGGTATTCGCAAGATGATCCTATTATCGGACACTCGTCCAAACGTGGTCAGTCTTGAGGGATATGACCTTGAAATTACGGATTGGCAGCGTATTCATCAGGAGCAAGCATAA
- a CDS encoding riboflavin synthase, translating to MFTGIITAIGRIEAIADKGDRVLRIGAAWDCAAIDIGASIACSGICLTVIDRQDAWFKVAASAETMAVTTLGDWQVGDRINLERALCVGDELGGHIVSGHVDGLAVITSMTPHGDSHVIWLDAPQSLARFVAAKGSVALDGVSLTVNAVKGTSFSVNIIQHSWDVTTWGSVAVGQKMNMEIDMLARYVARLTGFEPIEVNKD from the coding sequence ATGTTTACTGGTATCATTACAGCGATTGGCCGCATTGAGGCGATTGCCGACAAGGGAGACCGCGTTTTGCGGATCGGTGCTGCGTGGGATTGTGCGGCCATTGATATTGGTGCGTCGATTGCTTGTTCGGGGATTTGCCTAACCGTTATCGACCGTCAGGATGCCTGGTTTAAAGTCGCCGCATCGGCCGAAACTATGGCTGTGACGACGCTTGGTGACTGGCAGGTCGGTGACAGAATTAATTTGGAACGGGCGCTTTGTGTTGGCGATGAATTGGGTGGTCACATTGTTTCGGGTCATGTTGACGGTTTGGCTGTTATTACGTCAATGACGCCGCATGGTGACAGCCATGTAATCTGGCTGGATGCGCCGCAATCTCTTGCGCGCTTTGTTGCGGCGAAAGGCTCGGTTGCGCTGGATGGCGTGTCGTTAACGGTAAATGCGGTAAAGGGCACCAGCTTTAGCGTGAATATTATTCAGCATAGCTGGGATGTTACCACGTGGGGCAGTGTTGCAGTTGGGCAAAAGATGAATATGGAAATTGATATGTTGGCGCGCTATGTTGCCCGTCTTACAGGGTTTGAGCCCATAGAAGTTAACAAGGATTAG